One window from the genome of Bufo bufo chromosome 4, aBufBuf1.1, whole genome shotgun sequence encodes:
- the LOC120997756 gene encoding auswaprin-a-like, with translation MAPVTGALILLILCCAGALADNHDKPPPPSEKPGGCPISPYRPCDPFPEDECKSDAECTGNKKCCYYGCNRNCRVPVKEKPGRCPPPSIVCLPVFPSVSPPKCRVDSDCTGNKKCCIITCGPECINV, from the exons ATGGCACCGGTGACCGGCGCTCTCATTCTTCTCATTCTGTGCTGTGCAGGAGCATTAGCAGACAACCATGAcaaaccaccaccaccatcag AGAAACCGGGAGGATGCCCAATATCTCCATATAGACCGTGTGATCCATTTCCTGAAGATGAATGCAAATCAGACGCAgaatgtacaggaaacaagaagtGCTGCTACTATGGATGCAATAGAAATTGCAGGGTTCCCGTCAAGG AGAAGCCCGGGAGATGCCCACCACCCAGCATCGTGTGCTTACCTGTGTTTCCCAGTGTGTCGCCTCCAAAATGTAGAGTGGACAGTgattgtacaggaaacaagaaatGCTGCATCATAACATGTGGTCCAGAGTGCATCAATGTGTAA